The Argentina anserina chromosome 3, drPotAnse1.1, whole genome shotgun sequence genome includes a region encoding these proteins:
- the LOC126788527 gene encoding uncharacterized protein LOC126788527: protein MNAELPSYRTICNIVQQEETRRKVMNLEVKSITAESSAYVSKYKQESYKGKKADVKCSHCGGSHMRDKCWILIPELKVKFLKDKEKEWNNSGHKANVTNVSSSASTSSGSSIDFTNNPCALIKDFAVYLHKQKNDEDSVVKNMNHTTLLSKFAGFLAEAEHMNKDDISDKLCGNPSTK from the exons ATGAATGCTGAACTTCCATCCTACAGAACTATTTGCAACATTGTCCAGCAAGAGGAAACAAGGAGgaaggtgatgaatttggaggTTAAGTCTATTACTGCAGAATCCAGTGCTTATGTCTCTAAATACAAACAGGAGAGCTACAAAGGGAAGAAGGCTGATGTTAAATGCAGTCACTGTGGAGGTTCTCATATGAGAGATAAGTGTTGGATCTTGATTCCCGAGCTCAAAGTCAAGTTTTTGAAAGATAAGGAGAAGGAGTGGAACAATAGTGGTCACAAGGCTAATGTGACTAATGTTTCATCTTCAGCTTCTACTAGCTCAGGTAGCAGCATTGACTTCACCAACAATCCTTGTGCTCTTATCAAAGACTTTGCAGTCTATTTACATAAGCAGAAGAATGATGAGGATTCGGTTGTGAAGAACATGAATCACACTACCTTGTTAAGTAAGTTTGCTGGGTTTCTTGCAGAAGCTGAACATATGAATAAGGATGATATCTCAG aCAAGTTGTGTGGGAACCCCTCAACAAAATGA
- the LOC126788348 gene encoding transcription factor MYB101-like encodes MAQNIDGINSGGVVLGSEGRPSETSGGMEGNTGLKKGPWTATEDQILMDYVRKHGEGNWNSVQRNSGLNRCGKSCRLRWANHLRPNLKKGAFTPEEERLILELHAKYGNKWARMASQLPGRTDNEIKNYWNTRVKRRQRQGLPLYPHDIKQSQSQPMSSLSIPTSTGSPPIGQTYSFQFQNSSSSSHAHQPPPMATPTHLHHSTPSSPKSTINHSLPSFDHSTDPSFTFDRPTPILGAPLRYKRYRNIHGISPPVSPTPQRSSSILRTSSMPDITYNQHFAPGNMSMPDMASFQFYPPRNFSGQLPPLPQSTSTEFEFGDGTRSLYSVKSSELSSSQTLSPCDQITSDNKLNMVAAANETHRCNVLEELLQEAEALAAVATPRNSKAAFGLLGSFENKNVLDDYGRLLQATSSTNTSFSDMKQIQDIDHHDHMNYSLPEDLSKLFSFIPSTEPVSDWYSTDSGELSNGGQSSGVTEASFEFDMQQHMASLIPTIVASSTDHDSVPNSWDNLPGMC; translated from the exons atggcACAAAACATTGACGGCATTAACAGCGGTGGTGTTGTGCTCGGTAGCGAGGGAAGGCCTTCGGAGACAAGCGGCGGAATGGAGGGAAATACGGGCCTAAAGAAAGGTCCGTGGACGGCGACGGAGGATCAAATTTTGATGGACTACGTGAGGAAACATGGCGAGGGAAACTGGAATTCAGTGCAGCGGAATTCCGGTCTCAACCGTTGTGGAAAGAGTTGCAGGCTCCGATGGGCCAATCATCTCCGCCCTAATTTGAAGAAAGGTGCTTTCACACCAGAGGAAGAGAGGCTCATTCTAGAGCTGCATGCCAAATACGGCAATAAGTGGGCGCGCATGGCGTCTCAG CTACCCGGACGAACAGATAATGAAATAAAGAATTACTGGAACACAAGGGTGAAGAGGCGACAACGTCAAGGGCTCCCTCTATACCCTCATGACATTAAACAATCCCAATCACAACCAATGTCCTCTCTATCTATTCCCACGAGCACTGGCTCACCGCCCATAGGCCAAACTTATTCCTTCCAGTTTCAAAACTCATCGTCATCATCGCATGCTCATCAACCCCCTCCCATGGCCACCCCTACTCATCTCCATCACTCTACCCCATCCTCTCCCAAATCCACCATTAATCATTCCCTTCCTTCATTTGATCACTCCACCGACCCTTCCTTCACGTTTGACCGCCCTACTCCCATCCTTGGAGCCCCATTGCGGTACAAAAGGTACCGCAACATCCATGGAATCTCTCCTCCCGTTTCCCCAACCCCACAAAGAAGCAGCTCTATATTACGGACCAGCTCCATGCCCGACATAACGTACAATCAGCACTTTGCACCTGGAAACATGTCCATGCCGGACATGGCCTCATTTCAGTTTTATCCACCACGGAATTTCAGTGGGCAGTTGCCACCATTGCCGCAGTCCACCAGCACCGAGTTTGAATTTGGGGACGGTACCAGGTCACTCTATTCGGTGAAGTCATCAGAGCTTTCTTCAAGCCAAACTTTGTCACCGTGCGATCAGATCACCAGTGATAACAAGCTAAATATGGTGGCTGCAGCTAATGAGACTCATCGCTGTAATGTGTTGGAAGAGTTGCTACAAGAAGCTGAGGCATTGGCTGCTGTTGCAACTCCAAGGAATTCGAAAGCAGCATTTGGTCTATTGGGTTCATTTGAAAACAAGAATGTTTTGGATGATTATGGCCGTTTGCTGCAGGCTACAAGTTCCACAAATACCTCTTTCTCAG ATATGAAGCAAATCCAGGATATCGATCATCACGACCACATGAATTATTCCTTGCCTGAAGACTTGTCGAAGCTGTTCAGTTTTATTCCTTCAACCGAGCCGGTCTCCGATTGGTACAGTACTGATAGTGGGGAACTCTCCAACGGAGGCCAGTCTTCTGGAGTAACCGAGGCtagttttgaatttgacatgCAGCAACATATGGCTTCGTTGATCCCTACTATTGTTGCCTCATCAACAGACCATGACAGCGTTCCGAACAGTTGGGACAACTTGCCTGGAATGTGCTGA